In one window of Bos taurus isolate L1 Dominette 01449 registration number 42190680 breed Hereford chromosome 15, ARS-UCD2.0, whole genome shotgun sequence DNA:
- the LOC617698 gene encoding 2-acylglycerol O-acyltransferase 2-like: MFVVPEHLLCSRPEVGTRILSWSRLPSWTLPDYLAAYRPHGVMGIGTVTNLCTEGTGFSSIFPGIHPHLMTLNVFFQVPFIRDYIMLGGLVSADKESAAHILSREGGSNLLSIVVGDIQESLDARPGAYKLVLWNHKGFIMLALMHGAALVPIFSFGENDMFDQIENFLGSWLHWFQEQILKIVGASILHFSGRGVLQFLSYSLLPAHQHCGYETLNKLLKLPEPIEVQKIPHPSKEEVDRLYQRYMKELENLFEAHKLKYNVPRDQHLEFC, encoded by the exons ATGTTCGTGGTCCCAG AGCATCTCCTCTGCTCCAGGCCTGAAGTGGGGACAAGGATCCTCAG CTGGTCAAGACTGCCGAGCTGGACCCTCCCGGACTACCTCGCTGCCTACCGCCCCCACGGGGTCATGGGCATTGGAACTGTTACCAACCTGTGCACTGAGGGCACAGGCTTCTCCTCGATCTTCCCTGGTATCCACCCACATCTTATGACACTGAACGTGTTTTTCCAGGTCCCCTTCATCAGGGATTACATCATGTTAGGGG GGCTGGTCTCAGCAGACAAGGAGAGTGCTGCTCACATTCTGAGCAGGGAAGGAGGCAGTAACCTGCTATCCATCGTTGTTGGAGACATCCAGGAATCACTGGATGCCAGGCCTGGAGCCTACAAGCTGGTGCTGTGGAACCACAAGGGCTTCATCATGCTCGCCCTGATGCACGG GGCAGCTCTGGTGCCCATCTTCTCCTTTGGAGAGAATGACATGTTTGACCAGATTGAGAACTTTCTTGGCTCCTGGTTGCACTGGTTCCAGGAACAAATTCTGAAGATCGTGGGAGCTTCCATTCTGCACTTTTCTGGCCGTGgtgttttacagtttttgtcTTATTCCCTGCTGCCGGCCCATCAACACTGTGG CTATGAGACATTAAACAAGTTACTTAAGCTCCCTGAG CCCATCGAGGTGCAGAAGATACCGCATCCCTCcaaggaggaggtggacaggcTGTACCAGCGCTACATGAAGGAGCTGGAAAACCTCTTCGAAGCCCACAAGCTCAAGTACAACGTCCCAAGAGACCAACACTTGGAGTTCTGCTGA